From the Burkholderia ubonensis subsp. mesacidophila genome, the window CGGCGATGATCACGATTTCGGTCATCGAGATCACGGCGCCCGGCGTCGTGTCGGTGGCCTTGATCACGTTGATCGGGTCGGTCGGCAGCAGCTGCGGGAACGGCAGCGGGTTGCGCGACCAGATGATCATCGCGGCGGTCTGCAGCAGGATCGACACGCCGATCGCGGTGATCAGCGGCGCGAGACGCGGCGCACGGCGCAGCGGCCGGTACGCGACCCGCTCGATCGTGTAGCCGACGACGGCGCACACGATCGCGGCGATGCCCAGGCCGATCGTCAGTGTCGCGACGTTGCCAAGCTGCGGGAAATGGTTTTGCAGCACGGTGATCGCGGAAAGCGCGACCATCGCGCCGATCATCAGCACATCGCCGTGCGCGAAGTTGATGATGCCGAGAATGCCGTACACCATCGTGTAGCCCAACGCGATGATGGCGTAGACACTGCCGAGCACCAGCCCGTTGAGGATCTGCTGGACGAAAATATCCATTTAAAGCTCCTTGGCCCGTGCTGCCGGATGAGGCTGCGCCCCGCGGGTAAGCGGAGAATCACGTCGTCTCGGCGGCACTGCGTGTACTAGAAAAGACCGGTAAGGGTGGATCGTCCCGGCGTGCGCCGCCCGGCCTGTACGGCCGGACCTGCCGCCGGAGCGGATACAGAAACGGCACCGCACTGTTCCGGCGCCGTCACGAGTCCTGTCGCTACATCGTCACGACATCGAGGACGGTTTTCTTTGCCTCCTTGAAGTCGTAGAGCGTAATCGCCCCCTCTTTCAGATCGCCGTTCGGGGCGAATGCGATGTGACCGATCACCCCGCGGTAGTCGGTCGACGGCATCGCAGCCAGCACCTTGGACGCCTCGATCGAGTTGGCGCGCTTCATTGCATCGACGATCACGTAGACCGCGTCATACGTGAACGGCGCGTAGATCTGCACCGGCGTGTGGAAACGGTCTTCATACTTCTTCTCGAAGTCCGCTCCTTTCTCCATCCGCGACAGGGCGAGCCCCGCCTCCGAACAGATCAGGTTCTGCACCGCGTTGCCCGCGAGCTCGGCCACCTTGTCGGTACACACGCCGTCGCCGGCAAGGATTTTTGCTCCGATACCGAGCGCCATCGCCTGCTTCGCAAACGGGCCGCCCGTCGCGTCCATCCCGCCGTACATGATGACGTCCGGATGGTCACGCTTGATCTTCGTCAGGATCGCCTTGAAGTCCGTCGCGCGGTCGTTGGTCGCTTCGCGCGCGACGATCTGCGCGCCCGCCGCCTTGACGGTCTTCTCGAATTCGTCGGCAAGCCCCTTGCCGTAGGCGGTCGCGTCGTCGACGACCGCGAAGCGCTTCGCGTGGAGCGCATGCAGCGCGTAGTTGGCGAGCGCAGGGCCTTGCTGCGCGTCCGTCGCCACGACGCGGTAGGTGGTCTTGAACCCCTGCTTCGTATAGTCGGGGTTGGTCGAGGACGGTGAAATCTGCACGATGCCCGCGTCGCTGTAAATTTTCGACGCCGGGATCGACACCCCCGAATTGAGGTGTCCCACCACGGCCACGACCCGGTCGTCGACCAACTTCTGTGCAACTTGCGTGCCCGTCTTCGGATCGGCCGCGTCGTCCTCGGCGACCAGTTCCAGCCGCACCGGGTGCGCGTCGATCGTCAGGCCATGCGCATTGATTTCCTCGATCGCCAAACGTGCCCCGTTTTCATTGTCCTTGCCGAGATGCGCGATGCTGCCCGTCAACGGGGCGGCATGACCGATCTTGACGACGCGCACGTCGCTGGCCGGCGGTGCCGCGGACGCCGCAGCCTCCTTGCCCGCCCCGTCGTCGCTCTTTTTGCTGCAGGCGGCGAGCATTGCAACCGCAGCGGCGACGGACACGGCGTAAGCCAACTTCACATGCATTAAATAGGTCTCCTGCGCCTTGCCAAAACCGGGTTCCACGGCCATTCAGGCCTGAAAACGGGCGAATTGTAACTCCATTTATAGAACGCCAATATTCCTGATTTGATGGGGTTTTCCTGCATTGCAACCAATTTTGAGACAAGGGTTTGGCGGCGAATAGCAACCCGGTTGCACCATCTGCGGGAATATCGGTTGCGATTACGGTTTCCACGTGCAAAAAAAAGCGCGCCCTGGGGCGCGCTTCGGTGTACCGCTCTGTGTACGGCGGATCAGGCTGCGGGCGGCAGGTTCAGGCCGCGCGGCAGCGGGAACGACACGCTCTCCTCGATCCCGTCGAGCGCGCGGACGTTGCGCACGCCGAGTTCGCGCAGGCGCGCGATCACCGCCTGGGCGAGCACTTCGGGCGCCGACGCGCCGGCCGTCACGCCGATGCGGCGCTTGCCGGCGACCCACGCCGGATCGATCTGGTCGGGCGCATCCACCATGTATGCCGCGACGCCGCGCTTCTCGGCCACTTCGCGCAGCCGGCTCGAGTTCGAGCTGTTCGGGCTGCCGACGACGATCACGACGTCGCACTGCGGCGCCATGAACTTCACCGCGTCCTGGCGGTTCTGCGTTGCATAGCAGATGTCCTGCTTCTTCGGCTCGCGGATCTTCGGGTATTTCGCCTTCAGCGCGGCGATGATCTCGGCCGCGTCGTCGACGGACAGCGTCGTCTGCGTGACGAGCGCGATGCGCTCCGGATCGGCGAGCTCGAGCTTCTGCACGTCCTCGACGCTCTCGACGAGGTGCATGCCGCGCTCGACCTGGCCCATCGTGCCCTCGACCTCCGGGTGCCCCTTGTGCCCGATCATCACGATGTCGACGCCATCCTGGCGCATCTTCGCCACTTCGACGTGCACCTTCGTGACGAGCGGGCACGTCGCGTCGTAGACGCGCAGCCCGCGCACGCCGGCTTCGTCGCGCACCGCCTTCGATACGCCGTGCGCGCTGAAGATCACGGTGTTGCCAGACGGCACTTCCTCGAGTTCCTCGACGAAAATCGCGCCCTTCTTCTTCAGGTCCTCGACCACGTACTTGTTGTGGACGATCTCGTGGCGCACGTAGATCGGCGCGCCGTACATCGCGATCGCGCGCTCGACGATCTCGATCGCGCGATCGACCCCCGCGCAGAAGCCGCGCGGCTGGGCCAGCAGGATTTCGGCGTCGGCGGCGACGGTCTGTCCGGACAGCGTATCGGTGGTGCTCATGATTACAGGATCCCGATGATTTTCACTTCAAACGTGAGCGCTTGGCCCGCGAGCGGATGATTGAAGTCGAACAGCGCCGAGGTTTCGCCGACTTCCTTCAGCACCCCTGCATATCGACCGCCGTCCGGCGCGTTGAATTCGATCAGGTCGCCCGGCGTGAAGTCCTCGCCGATCATCCCGTTCTCGCGCAGCGTCTTGAGCGTCACGCGCTGGAGCATGTCCGGATTTCGGGGCCCGAATGCCTGCTCGGGCGCTAGCTGATAAGTCGAATGGTCGCCCACCCGGAGCCCGACGAGAATCTGTTCCAGCGAAGGCGCCAGCTGCCCTGCGCCGAGCAGCAGCGTCGCGGGCTTGTCGGAAAAGGTGTTGACGATGTCGGCGCCGTCGGCCAGTGCCAGCCGGTAGTGCAGCGTGACGTGCGAACCGGGCTTCACTTCGGAAAGATCGATGAGGCTCATGAATTACTCGTTCAGTCGGCGCCCGATGCGGCCGCGAGGCCCGGCGCAAAACCGACATTGTAAGTCACCTGAGCGCGCAAGGCGGAAAGTGCGACGACGTTGCACAGGCCTGCCTGCCCGCCACAATGGAGAATCAACCATGCCGCAACAATTGTCGCCCTTCCGCGAATGCCGCGACGCCGACGCCGACACGCCGCGCGCGGCCGGGCGGCGCAAGCGCGCGCGACGGCCCGACCTGCCGCGCGAGCGGCTGCTCGAGCGCGGGCCGGCCGCGCTGTCCGACGACGAGCTGATCGTGCTGCTGCTCGGCACCGGCGTGCCCGGCCACAACGTATTCGACAGCGCGCGTGCGCTGCTCGAACACTTCGGCAAGTCGCTGCGCGGGCTGCTCGACGCGACCCCGGCCGATTTCCGCGGCCACCCGGGCATCGGCGAAGCCCGCATCGCCCGGCTGTCCGCGGTCGCCGAGCTCGCGCGGCGCGCGCTCGCGGAGAAGGCGCGCGAGCAGTTGCTGATCGATTCGCCCGGCGCGGTCGAGGACTACCTGCGGCTCGTGATCGGCACGCGCCCGTACGAAGTGTTCATGACCCTGTACCTCGACGCGCGCCACAGCCTCGTCGACAGCGAGGAAAGCGCGCGCGGCTCGCTGACGCGGATGGCCGTCTACCCGCGCGAGATCGTGCGCCGCGCGCTGTCGGTGAACGCCGCCGCGCTGGTCGTCGCGCACAACCACCCGTCCGGCGCGGTGCAGCCGAGCGCGGAGGACCGGCGCCTGACCCGCGTGCTGCGCGACGCGCTCGCCCTGTTCGACGTGCGGCTGCTGGATCACGTCGTCGTCGGCGCGACCGAAACGTTCTCGTTCGCGCGCGCCGGCTTGCTATAAACTGTGCCAGGCCGCGCAGGCGGGCCCGCCGGGCCCGCACCGAGCGGCCTCCGGCAGGCGGCGCACGAGCGCCACGACGGCACGATGAAATTACGTTTGATTTTCCTGAACTTTTTCTGCTAGAATCGCCGTCTGTCTTTTTTCCAACCAGTTCTAGCCATCGAAGGGCCTTGTCTGTTAAGGGCTTGGGCGTTCTGAGTGCAGCTATGGATCACGTGGCTGCTCGATGAGAACCTTCACCGGCGATCGAACCCCGAATTTAGCGTATTAGGAGTGCTCTCATGGCACGCGTATGCCAAGTAACTGGGAAAGCGCCGATGAGCGGCAACAACGTTTCCCACGCAAACAACAAGACGAAGCGTCGCTTCCTGCCGAACCTGCAAAACCGCCGGTTCTGGGTGGAGAGCGAAAACCGCTGGGTGCGCCTGCGCGTCTCGAACGCCGGCCTGCGCCTGATCGACAAGAACGGCATCGATTCCGTGCTCGCTGACCTGCGCGCACGCGGCGAAGTCTAAGCCCAAGGAGCACAATCATGGCAAAAGGCGCACGCGACAAGATCAAGCTCGAGTCGACCGCTGGTACGGGTCATTTCTACACGACCACGAAGAACAAGCGCAACATGCCGGAAAAGATGGCGATCAAGAAGTTCGATCCCGTCGTCCGCAAGCATGTGGAATACAAAGAAACCAAGATCAAGTAATCTCCGGTTTCTACCAGCCTGACGGTGACCAAAAAGCCCCGCAATCGCGGGGCTTTTTGTTTTGCGCGCACGCTTTTGGCCGACGCGGTATGCTCTCCCCTTTCCGCGGCTGCGCCGCCGGAATACACAAGATCAAGCGTGCAATGATGGAGATGCAGCAATGAAATTCGACGTGGCGATCGTCGGCAGCGGCCTGGCAGGCCTGTCGGTCGCGCTCAATCTGGCCGACACGCGGCGGGTCGCGCTGATCGCGAAGCGTTCGATGATGGAAGGCGCGAGCGACAACGCGCAAGGCGGCATCGCCGCCGTGCTCGATTCCGCGGACAGCATCGAGAACCATGTCGACGACACGCTGGTCGCCGGCGGCGGCCTGTGCGACGAGAGCGCGACGCGCTACATCGTCGAGCATGGTCGCGAAGCGATCGAATGGCTGATTTCGCAGGGCGTGCCGTTCACGAAGGACGACGCCGCCGAGCTCGGCTTTCACCTGACCCGCGAAGGCGGCCACAGCCACCGCCGCATCATCCACGCCGCCGACGCGACCGGGCACGCGGTGCTCGCGACGCTGTCCGAGCGCGCGCGCCGCCATCCGAACATCACGTTCCTCGAGAACCACCACGCGATCGACCTGATCACGTCGGAGCGGCTCGGCCTGCCCGGCCGCCGCTGCCACGGCCTGTACGCGCTCGACGTCGACAGCGGCCGCACGGTCACGATCGAGGCGCCGCACACGGTGCTCGCTACCGGCGGCGCCGGCAAGGTCTACCTGTACACGACCAACCCGGACACCGCGACCGGCGACGGCATCGCGATGGCGTGGCGCGCGGGCTGCCGCGTCGCGAACATGGAGTTCATCCAGTTCCACCCGACCTGCCTGTTCCACCCTTACGCGAAGTCGTTCCTGATCTCCGAGGCGGTGCGCGGCGAAGGCGGCCTGCTGAAGCTGCCGGACGGCACGCGCTTCATGCCCGCGCACGACCCGCGCGAGGAACTGGCGCCGCGCGACATCGTCGCGCGCGCGATCGACTTCGAGATCAAGAAGCGCGGGATCGACTGCGTGTACCTCGACATCAGCCACCAGCCGGAAGCGTTCCTGCGCGAACATTTCCCGACGATCCACGCGCGCTGCCTCGAGTTCGGCATCGACATCGCGAAGCAGCCGATTCCGGTCGTGCCGGCCGCGCACTACACGTGCGGCGGCGTCGTCACCGACCTGGCAGGCCGCACCGACCTCGCCGGCCTGTATGCGGTCGGCGAAACGTCGTATACGGGGCTGCACGGCGCTAACCGGCTCGCCAGCAACTCGCTGCTCGAATGCCTCGTGATCGGCCGTGCGGCAGCCGGAGCGATCGAGACGGCCGGCTTCGAGGTCGACTCGCCGGGCGCGCTGCCCGCGTGGGACGAGAGCCGCGTGTCGGATCCCGACGAGGAAGTCGTCGTCGCGCACAACTGGGACGAATTGCGGCGCCTGATGTGGAACTACGTCGGCATCGTGCGCACCGACAAGCGTCTCGAACGCGCGAAGCACCGGCTGTCGCTGTTGCGCGACGAGATCCACGAGTATTACGCGAATTTCCGCGTGAGCCGCGACCTGCTGGAGCTGCGCAACCTCGTCGACGTCGCGATGCTGATCGTCAAGAGCGCCCAGTCGCGACGCGAAAGCCGCGGGCTGCATTACAGCCGCGACTGGCCGCACGCGCTGCCGAAGGCGCTGCCGAGCGTGCTGATGCCGAAGGCGCGCCGATAACGCCGCGCGCAGCACCAGGAAAAAAGCCGTTGGCGCGCGAACGCCAACGGCTTTTTTGTCTGCGGATTGCGCCGCGCGGTCAGTCGACGATGCGCATCGAATAATCGGTCGCGCGCACGTCCTTCGTCAGCGCGCCGATCGAGATGCGATCGACGCCGGTCTCGGCGAACATGCGCACCGTATCGAAATTGACGCCGCCCGACACTTCGAGCACGGCCTTGGCCGCAGCCACGCGCACCGCCTCGCGCATCATGTCGAGTGTGAAGTTGTCGAGCAGCACCGACTGCGCGCCGTGCGCGAGCGCCGTGTCGAGCTGCGCGAGCGTCTCGACCTCGACCTGCACCGGCACGCCCGCGTTCAGCGCGAACGCCGCGTCGAGCGCTTCGCCGACCCCGCCTGCGGCCGCAATGTGGTTCTCCTTGATCAGGATCCCGTCGTACAGCGCGAGCCGCTGGTTCGCGCCGCCGCCGACCCGCACCGCGTACTTCTGCGCGAGCCGCAGGCCCGGCAGCGTCTTGCGCGTATCGAGGATCTGCGCGCGCGTGCCCTCGACCCGGTCGACGTAGCGGCGCGTCGCCGTCGCGACGCCGGACAGCAATTGCAGGAAGTTCAGCCCGTTGCGCTCGGCGGTCAGCAGCGCGCGCGCCGGGCCTTCGAGTTCGCAGACCGTCGAATCGGCCTTCATCCGGTCGCCTTCGCGATACTGCCAGCGCACGTCGATCGTCGGATCGATGCGGTGCATCACCGCGTCGAACCAGGGCACGCCGCACAGCACGGCCTCTTCGCGCACGATGATGCGCGCACGGCGGCGCTCGCCGGCCGGCACGAGCCGCCCGGTCTGGTCGCCCGCGCCGACGTCCTCGGCAATCGCATCGGCGACGTTGCGCGCGAGCGCGTCGTCGAACGCGGCGCCGTACTGCGCGCGGATCGTTTCGAAAAGCGGGGAAACGGCGCTGGTCGTCATGCCGCCCCCACGTTCGCGAACAGTTGCTGGTCGCGCTGCAGGTCGCCGCTCGTCTGCACGCGCTTCTTGTGGGCGGCCGCGAACTCGAGCATCCGGTCGATCGGCAGGCGCGCGCGCGCGCCGATCGCCGGGTCGACGAAGATCTCGTTGTGGCCGCGCTCGAGCACGTCCGCGAGGTTCGCGAGGCCGTTCATCGCCATCCACGGGCAGTGCGCGCAGCTCTTGCAGGTCGCGCTGTTGCCGGCCGTCGGCGCCGCGATGAAGGTCTTGCCCGGCGCCGCGAGCTGCATCTTGTGCAGGATGCCGAGATCGGTCGCGACGATGAAATGCGTCGCGTCCAGCTTCACCGCCGCGTCGATCAGCTGCGTGGTCGAGCCGACGACGTCGGCCAGCGCGACGACGTTCTCCGGCGATTCCGGATGGACGAGCACCTTCGCGTCCGGGTATTCGGCGCGCAGCAGGTCGAGCTCGATGCCCTTGAATTCGTCGTGCACGAGACACGAACCCTGCCACAGCAGCATGTCCGCGCCGGTTTTCTTCTGGATGTAGCTGCCGAGATGGCGATCCGGCGCCCAGATGATTTTCTCGCCGCGGGCGTGGAGATCCGCGACGATCTCGAGGCCGATCGACGACGTGACCATCCAGTCCGCGC encodes:
- a CDS encoding branched-chain amino acid ABC transporter permease, whose amino-acid sequence is MDIFVQQILNGLVLGSVYAIIALGYTMVYGILGIINFAHGDVLMIGAMVALSAITVLQNHFPQLGNVATLTIGLGIAAIVCAVVGYTIERVAYRPLRRAPRLAPLITAIGVSILLQTAAMIIWSRNPLPFPQLLPTDPINVIKATDTTPGAVISMTEIVIIAVAFLVMGGLLLLVHKTKLGRAMRAIAESPNTASLMGVNPNFVISATFMIGSALAALAGVMIASEYGNVHFYMGFIPGMKAFTAAVLGGIGNLAGAMVGGVVLGLIEQLGAGYIGNLTGGVFGSNYQDVFAFIVLIIVLVFRPSGLLGERVADRA
- a CDS encoding branched-chain amino acid ABC transporter substrate-binding protein, with the translated sequence MHVKLAYAVSVAAAVAMLAACSKKSDDGAGKEAAASAAPPASDVRVVKIGHAAPLTGSIAHLGKDNENGARLAIEEINAHGLTIDAHPVRLELVAEDDAADPKTGTQVAQKLVDDRVVAVVGHLNSGVSIPASKIYSDAGIVQISPSSTNPDYTKQGFKTTYRVVATDAQQGPALANYALHALHAKRFAVVDDATAYGKGLADEFEKTVKAAGAQIVAREATNDRATDFKAILTKIKRDHPDVIMYGGMDATGGPFAKQAMALGIGAKILAGDGVCTDKVAELAGNAVQNLICSEAGLALSRMEKGADFEKKYEDRFHTPVQIYAPFTYDAVYVIVDAMKRANSIEASKVLAAMPSTDYRGVIGHIAFAPNGDLKEGAITLYDFKEAKKTVLDVVTM
- the ispH gene encoding 4-hydroxy-3-methylbut-2-enyl diphosphate reductase, with product MSTTDTLSGQTVAADAEILLAQPRGFCAGVDRAIEIVERAIAMYGAPIYVRHEIVHNKYVVEDLKKKGAIFVEELEEVPSGNTVIFSAHGVSKAVRDEAGVRGLRVYDATCPLVTKVHVEVAKMRQDGVDIVMIGHKGHPEVEGTMGQVERGMHLVESVEDVQKLELADPERIALVTQTTLSVDDAAEIIAALKAKYPKIREPKKQDICYATQNRQDAVKFMAPQCDVVIVVGSPNSSNSSRLREVAEKRGVAAYMVDAPDQIDPAWVAGKRRIGVTAGASAPEVLAQAVIARLRELGVRNVRALDGIEESVSFPLPRGLNLPPAA
- a CDS encoding FKBP-type peptidyl-prolyl cis-trans isomerase, producing MSLIDLSEVKPGSHVTLHYRLALADGADIVNTFSDKPATLLLGAGQLAPSLEQILVGLRVGDHSTYQLAPEQAFGPRNPDMLQRVTLKTLRENGMIGEDFTPGDLIEFNAPDGGRYAGVLKEVGETSALFDFNHPLAGQALTFEVKIIGIL
- the radC gene encoding RadC family protein: MPQQLSPFRECRDADADTPRAAGRRKRARRPDLPRERLLERGPAALSDDELIVLLLGTGVPGHNVFDSARALLEHFGKSLRGLLDATPADFRGHPGIGEARIARLSAVAELARRALAEKAREQLLIDSPGAVEDYLRLVIGTRPYEVFMTLYLDARHSLVDSEESARGSLTRMAVYPREIVRRALSVNAAALVVAHNHPSGAVQPSAEDRRLTRVLRDALALFDVRLLDHVVVGATETFSFARAGLL
- the rpmB gene encoding 50S ribosomal protein L28; the protein is MARVCQVTGKAPMSGNNVSHANNKTKRRFLPNLQNRRFWVESENRWVRLRVSNAGLRLIDKNGIDSVLADLRARGEV
- the rpmG gene encoding 50S ribosomal protein L33; protein product: MAKGARDKIKLESTAGTGHFYTTTKNKRNMPEKMAIKKFDPVVRKHVEYKETKIK
- the nadB gene encoding L-aspartate oxidase — translated: MKFDVAIVGSGLAGLSVALNLADTRRVALIAKRSMMEGASDNAQGGIAAVLDSADSIENHVDDTLVAGGGLCDESATRYIVEHGREAIEWLISQGVPFTKDDAAELGFHLTREGGHSHRRIIHAADATGHAVLATLSERARRHPNITFLENHHAIDLITSERLGLPGRRCHGLYALDVDSGRTVTIEAPHTVLATGGAGKVYLYTTNPDTATGDGIAMAWRAGCRVANMEFIQFHPTCLFHPYAKSFLISEAVRGEGGLLKLPDGTRFMPAHDPREELAPRDIVARAIDFEIKKRGIDCVYLDISHQPEAFLREHFPTIHARCLEFGIDIAKQPIPVVPAAHYTCGGVVTDLAGRTDLAGLYAVGETSYTGLHGANRLASNSLLECLVIGRAAAGAIETAGFEVDSPGALPAWDESRVSDPDEEVVVAHNWDELRRLMWNYVGIVRTDKRLERAKHRLSLLRDEIHEYYANFRVSRDLLELRNLVDVAMLIVKSAQSRRESRGLHYSRDWPHALPKALPSVLMPKARR
- the nadC gene encoding carboxylating nicotinate-nucleotide diphosphorylase, which translates into the protein MTTSAVSPLFETIRAQYGAAFDDALARNVADAIAEDVGAGDQTGRLVPAGERRRARIIVREEAVLCGVPWFDAVMHRIDPTIDVRWQYREGDRMKADSTVCELEGPARALLTAERNGLNFLQLLSGVATATRRYVDRVEGTRAQILDTRKTLPGLRLAQKYAVRVGGGANQRLALYDGILIKENHIAAAGGVGEALDAAFALNAGVPVQVEVETLAQLDTALAHGAQSVLLDNFTLDMMREAVRVAAAKAVLEVSGGVNFDTVRMFAETGVDRISIGALTKDVRATDYSMRIVD
- the nadA gene encoding quinolinate synthase NadA gives rise to the protein MQSTIKPVEYDRPVAAGAVCGVGQAWAKVPETPSPEERAALKARIKALLAREKAVLVAHYYVDAELQELADETGGCVADSLEMARFGRDHDAQTLVVAGVRFMGETAKILSPGKRILMPDLDATCSLDLGCPADEFSAFCDAHPDRTVVVYANTSAAVKARADWMVTSSIGLEIVADLHARGEKIIWAPDRHLGSYIQKKTGADMLLWQGSCLVHDEFKGIELDLLRAEYPDAKVLVHPESPENVVALADVVGSTTQLIDAAVKLDATHFIVATDLGILHKMQLAAPGKTFIAAPTAGNSATCKSCAHCPWMAMNGLANLADVLERGHNEIFVDPAIGARARLPIDRMLEFAAAHKKRVQTSGDLQRDQQLFANVGAA